In Archangium violaceum, the following are encoded in one genomic region:
- a CDS encoding fibronectin type III domain-containing protein codes for MSALMSRGALVAAALVALALVALPAPALGQCPSWKPVVTWNTYLGGGTLPGGGTSTTRTTDKLQGLAVNDKGEVFVTGQTNSVGFPSGTELPATSSAQDAFVARFSADGTRLDWVRVFGGVKDEAGMRVALGNSGEVYVVGTTQSSELLIASGAAKTVLTHQGEAGGKDAFLAQLSATGELNWFMFLGGSGEDEGFGLAVSPDNKVYVIGRTTSDLTGLGTRYGVRGDGFDSFVIQVDVSNPTSPRPVWTRLLGSKDDFFGFDADDEAYTVVATADAVLVGGIAGSIMLDVSDTVVREKFHRGDDDGFVAKLSSTDSSVVWLTNLGYGNGSTEVHDILVRSDGGLVTVGSTTSTGFITPTTEEDSDLFVFRLDAEGRDVGVKRRFIGRGDDGVGHATLDTRDNLFIGGLVSSAGLALNGFDNAFEPSTDGFVMMLDGALNTRWSSYVGGNASSPEWVTGLAIDAQGRLTLGGFSSASTSFFSTNVGYERSPRGGEDAFVLRVALDTTEPVMGSVEAGVTSRGRITATWNGFSDPETLIARYEWAIRTAGGVVRDFQPVEGTTATASEFLPQVGTPYFVTVRATNGAGCSAEKSSPEVVLTSPPDSDPDSPLQSPLGWGCGSTGTDGCGAGALALMALALVVRRARLLA; via the coding sequence GTGTCCGCTCTCATGTCTCGTGGCGCCCTCGTGGCCGCCGCCCTCGTTGCGCTCGCGCTCGTCGCGCTGCCGGCCCCGGCTCTCGGGCAGTGCCCGTCCTGGAAGCCCGTCGTCACCTGGAACACGTACCTGGGCGGCGGAACCCTGCCTGGTGGCGGCACCAGCACGACCCGCACCACCGACAAGCTGCAAGGCCTCGCGGTGAACGACAAGGGCGAGGTCTTCGTGACGGGCCAGACGAACTCCGTCGGCTTTCCCTCCGGCACGGAGCTGCCCGCGACCAGCTCGGCCCAGGATGCCTTCGTCGCCAGATTCAGCGCGGATGGCACGCGCCTGGATTGGGTACGGGTGTTCGGCGGCGTCAAGGACGAGGCGGGGATGCGGGTGGCGCTCGGCAACTCCGGCGAGGTGTATGTCGTGGGGACGACCCAGTCGTCCGAGCTCCTGATCGCCTCGGGTGCCGCGAAGACCGTGCTGACGCACCAGGGGGAGGCGGGTGGCAAGGATGCCTTCCTCGCGCAGCTGTCCGCGACCGGCGAGCTGAACTGGTTCATGTTCCTGGGGGGCAGCGGGGAGGACGAGGGATTCGGGCTCGCCGTGAGCCCGGACAACAAGGTGTACGTCATCGGGCGCACCACGTCGGACCTGACGGGCCTGGGGACGCGATACGGCGTGCGCGGAGACGGCTTCGATTCGTTCGTCATCCAGGTGGATGTCTCCAATCCCACCTCGCCGAGGCCCGTGTGGACCCGGCTCCTGGGCTCGAAGGACGATTTCTTCGGTTTCGATGCGGATGACGAGGCCTATACGGTGGTGGCCACGGCGGATGCGGTCCTCGTGGGAGGTATCGCGGGCTCCATCATGCTGGACGTGTCCGATACGGTGGTCCGGGAGAAGTTCCACAGGGGGGATGACGACGGCTTCGTCGCGAAGCTGAGCTCCACCGACTCCTCGGTCGTGTGGCTCACCAACCTGGGGTACGGCAACGGGTCGACCGAGGTTCACGACATCCTGGTGCGGTCCGATGGAGGGCTCGTCACCGTGGGCTCTACGACGTCCACCGGGTTCATCACGCCCACCACGGAGGAGGACAGTGACCTCTTCGTGTTCCGGCTGGACGCGGAGGGCAGGGACGTCGGCGTGAAGCGGCGATTCATCGGACGGGGTGACGATGGGGTGGGCCACGCCACGCTCGACACGCGAGACAACCTCTTCATCGGTGGGCTGGTGAGCTCGGCGGGGCTCGCCCTCAACGGCTTCGACAATGCCTTCGAGCCCTCCACCGACGGCTTCGTGATGATGCTGGATGGAGCGCTGAACACCCGCTGGTCTTCCTATGTGGGAGGGAATGCTTCCAGTCCCGAATGGGTCACGGGGCTGGCCATCGACGCGCAGGGGCGGCTCACCCTCGGAGGGTTCTCCTCCGCGTCCACGAGCTTCTTCTCCACGAACGTCGGTTACGAGCGCTCACCCCGCGGAGGGGAGGACGCGTTCGTCCTCCGCGTGGCGTTGGACACCACCGAGCCGGTGATGGGCTCCGTGGAGGCCGGGGTCACTTCGCGCGGTCGCATCACCGCGACGTGGAATGGCTTCTCGGACCCGGAGACCCTCATCGCCCGTTACGAGTGGGCCATCCGCACGGCGGGCGGCGTGGTGCGCGACTTCCAGCCCGTGGAGGGCACGACCGCGACCGCCAGTGAGTTCCTGCCCCAGGTGGGGACGCCCTACTTCGTCACGGTGCGCGCGACCAATGGCGCGGGTTGCAGCGCGGAGAAGAGCTCGCCGGAGGTCGTCCTGACGTCGCCACCCGACTCCGATCCGGACTCGCCGCTTCAATCCCCGCTGGGTTGGGGCTGTGGCAGCACGGGAACGGATGGGTGTGGGGCGGGTGCGCTCGCGCTGATGGCCCTGGCCCTGGTGGTACGTCGCGCACGTCTCTTGGCCTGA